Part of the Sphingobacterium sp. LZ7M1 genome, TCTACAGGGAAGGTTATGTGAGCACTGGATTATTGATCATTGGTGGATTGGCGATTTTCTTGTTCGTCTTGGCATTATTGGTCAATCAATGGATCCTGATCGGTATATTGGCCTTGGTCTGCGGATTTTTCGCCTTTATGATGCGCAAAAAACGAAAGAACCTGATCAATATGGCGATCCTATTTGTGGTTTCCAGTGTGTATGTGCTCTGCGTGGACTTCGCTTATGAGCAAATCCTACAACCGCACCAAAGAAACCGTATCGACATTATCTTGGGCAAAATGGATGACCCCAAAGGTCAAGGTTATAACTTGAACCAATCGATGATTGCCATTGGTTCCGGTCAGCTTTTTGGAAAGGGCTATCTCCAAGGTACCCAAACCAAATATAACTTTGTGCCGGAACAAAGTACCGACTTTATTTTCTGTACGGTGGGTGAAGAATGGGGTTTTGTAGGTTCTGTGGTACTGATTTCGATCTATGTTGCCTTGCTGGTAAGACTTGTGAATATTGCGGAAAGACAACGTACCGCCTTCGCCAGGATCTATGCATACGGGGTAGCTTCTATCCTATTCTTCCACTTCTTTATCAATATCGGAATGACCATCGGAATCGTCCCTGTAATTGGTATCCCATTGCCTTTTATTAGTTATGGAGGATCCTCATTATGGTCCTTTACCATATTGTTGTTTATTCTGTTGAAGTTTGATTCGACAAGGAAAGGGACGGGGTAGCTTATATTCTCTCTAACACCAATCTTATTGCCTTATCAACAATTTCTTGGGGATTGTTACTAAAAGATTCACTCACTCGACTGGCAAGTATTGCGTTGATGGAAATGGCATGGTGACCAAACATATTACTGAGCGCATAGATCCCCGCAGTTTCCATTTCTAGATTGGTGATGTTTCTTCCTGAGATTTCAAAACTGTTGGCATTCTTGATGAGGTCCGGATAGATATTGTTGGACCTTACATTCCTGCCCTGGGGGCCATAGAAACCTGGGGCTGTCATGGTTATTCCCTTTGGAAGGTCGAATGCAAATTGATCCAAAAGCTTTTGGGACGCCCGGCCTACATAGGGTTTGAATGTTAGGCTATCAAAGTGCTTGACTACGGCATCCTGCAATTGGACTTCGGGCTCGGTATAAGGTTTTCTATAGTATTGCATTAAGGTATCGAATCCTATTGCAAATTCGGAAGCTAATACGGTACCCATGGAAATATTCCCTTGAATAGACCCGGAGGTTCCAATTCGGATAATATCTAAGGATTTGATTTCAGGCTTTAGGGTTTTGGTCTGGAAATCGACATTGACCAAAGCATCCAATTCATTCAGGACGATATCAATGTTATCTGTTCCAATCCCTGTAGAAATAACGGTGATCCTTTTTCCATTGACGGAACCAGTATGGGTAATAAATTCTCGTCTTCCTTTTTTGATCTCGATATCATCGAAGTATTTGGAAACTTCGGGAACACGGTCAGGATCTCCGACGAAAATTACAGTATCAGCAATATCAGATGGCAATAAATTCAAATGGTAAATACTTCCATCGGAATTAATAATTAGTTCAGAATCGTTAATCATATGGTTCGCAAGTAATTGATCTCTACCCCCTCAATCTTTTCCATTCTCCCGATCACTTCATTTACCTGTAATTTACGGATTTCGAAGGTAATTTTACAATTTGTATCAAAATCTTGACTCAAAACGACTAGATCTGTTTCCTTAACAATCCGCATGACATCATTCATCTGTAGGTAATCGAACTTCAATTCGTAGACATCATTTACGGTCTTTTCCACGACTTCTGCTTCTGCAAGGGCTTCTTGGGTTGCTGTCTTATAGGCATTGATCAAGCCTGGTACTCCCAATAAGGTTCCTCCAAAATAACGAACGACCACCACCAGGATATTTGTGACATCCATGGAGAGCAAAACATTCAATATAGGTCTCCCTGCAGTCCCTGAGGGTTCTCCATCGTCATTTACCCGGAACACTGCACGGTCTGGGCTAAGCCGATAGGCATAACAATGGTGGCGGGCTTTGGGGTGCATGGATTTCAATTCAGCGATAATATCCTTAAGCTTACTTTCGTCCTTGAGGGGATAGGCATAGGCGATAAACTTGCTTCCCTTGTCCCTAAAAATTCCTTCTGAAGGTGCTTCAATAGTTTGGTATGTATCTTCGAATAAACTCACAGCAATGCAATTAATAAAACTGAAATAATGGCCAAAAATAGCCCAATTTTATTGTAAACGCTAAGTTTCTCCTGAAATAGTATCACTCCTGCCATCGCTCCCACCGCAATCACGCCAATATTCATCCCTGTGAAAACTAGGGATGGACTATCAGGCAGTGCTTTGTGCGCTTTCATGTAAAAGACTATGTTTCCAAAATTAAAAACGCCTAATATAGCGCCGTAAAGGAGGGATTTTTTGTCAAAGTCCTGTTTTTTGACAAATAGGAGGTAAACTAGAAAGAGCAATGCAAATCCTAAAGCCAGGGTAAATACTATCCAAAGGGAGGACATGTAGGTTATCTGGCTGTTTAAGGCTATCTGCTTGAAAAGAATATCAATGATACCCATCCCGAAGAACACCAACAAAGGGTATATCCAAATTTGCTTTCCCTGAACTCGATCATTCTTATTCCAACCTATAGAAAACACGATAGCAAGCAATCCTACTGCGATACCAATAAACTTATTGGCTGCAAATTCTTCATTCATCCAGAAATAGGCTGCTAACAATGGAATAAATAGGGATAATCGCTGAGCAACCTCCGTTTTGACAATTCCTCCATAACGGATTGAAAGGGCCAGACATATGAATATAAAGGGTAAAAGGAACCCCAAAGGAACATAGATAGCCCAAGGAAGGTTGGAAGTCCAAGGAACAATTTGGGGTTTCAGCACCAGATAGGTTAGGAAAAGTGCAATGGGATAATTCCAGACCAGGAGTTGTAAGTAGTTCACTCCACGCTGTCTGGCCAATTTGATAATGATGGCAACAGTCACTGAACAGAGAACCGAAATGAGGATATAATGCATTTTTGTACTATTCTTCGAAATGCTACAAATATATCCTTTTCTAGATAGCAAATAGAGTAGGAAAAGGATCAATCAAGCATTGAGAAATCAGAAATTGCTTCAAAACATCATTTTTTTGACTGAGAAATGAGCTGATTTTTGTTAAATTTTTAAATATTTTTTCACCATTTTTTAGCGCTATTTTTTGGCGTTTTTTAGGCTATTTTTTATACGAATTTTATAAGTCAAAATTTTAACAAAACCACATTAATTTGTTTTAAAGGCATATTTTAATATATATATAGACATATTACTCATAATTTACGACTATTTTTTAGGCTATTTTTATCGTAAATTTTAATGTATTTTTACGCTATTTTTGATTAGTTTTTATAGCATAAAACAATATTTTTTAAAAAATATTTTGCACTTAAATAAAGAAGCTCTATATTTGAAAACAAATAAACGGGAAATGAACATACAATATACATATACCAACTTTTGGTTCTTTTATTTTAAAGATAAGAGCTGGGACTAGTATATGGTATTTAGAAAATATTGAAGGGTCCCAGCTGAAAAGTTTGGGACCTTTTTTTTGACAAAAAAGTAAAGCATAATAAAGATAATGAGTGAGAAAATAAAGATTGCCATCCAAGGAGTAAAAGCTTCATTTCATGAGGAAGCTGCCTATAAATATTTCGGCAAGGACATAGAAACGCTTGAATGTTCATCATTTAAGAAAACATGTGACCTCCTGAAGCAAGGAAAAGCAGACTATGTCGTGATGGCGATTGAAAATTCAATTGCGGGAAGCATTCTACCTAATTACAATCTTTTAAGGGACTACCGCTTTCATATCATCGGCGAAGTTCATCTTAATATCCAACAGCATCTTTTGGCATTGCCTGGAGTTAAAATTTCAGATGTACAATTTGTCGAGTCCCACCCTATTGCCATTAGGCAGTGTGATGAGTTCCTAAGTGATCACCCTGAGTGGACCATCAAGGAAGGAATGGATACGGCAGCTTGCGCCAAAAAGATCTTGGATGAGAAATTGACCCATACCGCCGCTATCGCAAGCGAAGCCGCCGCAAAACTGTATGGTTTAGAGATCTTGGAAAAGAGAATTGAAACCAATAAAAAGAATTCTACTCGCTTCCTGATCCTTTCAAACGAATTAGAAGAGCAGAAAAATGCTAACAAAGCTTCATTATCTTTCCAGACTTCCCATGCTATTGGTGCATTAGCGATGGTCTTACAATGCTTTGCTGAACAAAATGTCAACCTGAGCAAAATACAATCCATGCCCGTTGTCGGCAGAAGAAATGAATATGATTTCTATGTGGATGTGGAATGGAAAAAACAAGCTGACTATGATGCTGCCATCCGTAAGGTCCTGAAGCACACCGTGAACTTCAGCATCATGGGTGAATACCTGAAAAACGAAAAGATCTAAATCAAAAAATAATTTAACAAGTAAATAATCAAACTAAAATACAATGAAACATTCATTAGACATTCTCCCTTTAAAATCTTGGTTGGATACAGGGGATAAACCTTTAATCATTGCCGGACCATGTAGTGCTGAGACAGAAGAGCAAGTGGTATCTACAGCACATTTATTAGCCAACACTGGAAAAGTGAATGTTTTGCGTGCAGGTATCTGGAAACCTCGTACTAGGCCAGGAGAATTCGAAGGAATTGGCAGCATCGGTTTGGAATGGATGAAGAGAGCTAAAGAAGAAACCGGCTTGTTGACCGCAACAGAAGTAGCTACGGCAAAACATGTTGAGGAAGCATTGGCCGCTGGAATTGATATTTTGTGGATTGGTGCTCGTTCTACTGCGAACCCATTTACAGTTCAAGAGATTGCAGATGCATTGCAAGGTGTTGATGTTCCTGTATTGATTAAAAACCCAGTGAATCCAGACCTTTCTCTATGGATTGGTGCATTGGAACGCGTAAATAGAGCTGGAATCAAGAAATTAGCTGCTATCCACCGTGGATTCTCTTCTTTCGAAAAGACAGCTTTCCGTAATGAACCAATGTGGGATATCGCTATCCAATTGAAAGCGATCGCTCCTGAATTGCCTATCATCAATGACCCTAGCCATATCTGCGGTAACCGTGAATTAATCCCTTACGTTACGCAAAAAGCAATGGATATGGATATGCAAGGTTTGATCATCGAGTCGCATATCGATCCTTCAGTTGCTTGGACAGATGCTAAACAACAGGTTACCCCTGCAGCTTTGTCTGAATTATTGGATAATGTAGCTGTACGTAAGCCTGAATCTAACAATCCTGCATTCGAAGATAAATTAGCTGAATTGCGTGGACAGATCGATAAGTTGGATGACCAAATCATCAAACAGATCGCTGACCGTATGAAAATTGCTGAGAAAATCGGAGAGTTCAAAAGAGATAACAATGTAACGATCCTTCAGATCAACCGTTGGGATGAAATCGTTCAGAAACGTATTCAATTAGCGAAGGCCCTTAACCTAAGCGAAGAGTTTACTTCAAAATATTTAGAGTTGTTGCATAACGAATCGATTCGTAAGCAAAACGAGGTTATGAACACTAAACCGGTTGCGGAGGCTTAAGAATGACGGCGAAAAGCTTAATTTTAACCCACCCTTCGCAAGAAATTAAAGGCACGGTTCAACTTACTGGTTCAAAATCAGAGAGCAACCGTGCTCTTATTATCAGAGCATTAAGTAAAGGTGCTGTACGCGTTGAAAATCTTTCTGAAGCAGCTGATACCGTAACTTTAAATGCTGCCCTGAACCAAGCTTCTAATCCCAATCCTGGAATCAACAGCATCGATATCGGTCCTGCAGGTACCGCAATGAGGTTCTTGACTTCTTACCTGAACTTGATCAAAGGAAACTTTATCTTAACGGGAACTGAAAGGATGCAACTGAGACCTATCGGGATTCTCGTGGATGCCCTAAAGGACCTGGGTGCTGATATCCATTATGAAAACAAGGCGGGTTATCCACCATTAAAAATTGAAGGTGGAATGATTCAAGGCAAAGAACAAATTTCAATTCAAGGTAATATCAGTAGCCAGTATATTTCTTCGCTATTGCTGATCGCTCCTTCCTTAAAGAAAGGTTTGATCATTGATATTATAGGCGAATTGACTTCTAGGCCGTATGTAACCATGACTTTGGAAATGCTGAAGGAATGTGGAATCCAATACAATTTTGAAGATAATAAAATCCAAATTGCTAAACAGGATTTTTCTGAGTCAGTGATCTATGTTGAACCAGATTGGAGCGCAGCTTCATATTGGTACTCTATCGTTGCTCTTTCCCAAAACGGGGAAATTGTATTGCCTGGATTAAAAGAACATAGTTTGCAAGGCGACATGGCAATCATTGAAATCATGACGCATTTTGGAGTGGAGTCAAGCTTTGAAAAAGATGGTCTCCATTTGAAAAAAGTGGACAGCAAGTCTGAAAAACCTTTATTCGACTTTAAAGAATGTCCTGATCTAGCTCAAACAGTTGTCGTTATTGCTTCAGCTTTAAAAAAGGACGTTTCATTTACAGGGTTAGAAACCTTGAAAATCAAGGAAACAGATAGAATCCTTGCCTTACAGACTGAAATCGGTAAGTTCGGAGCAAAACTGATCGCAGATGGTGAAACTTATCACTTGAAGACCGCTGATGTACAAGATCCAGGAAACCTTACAATAGCAACCTATGAAGACCACCGCATGGCAATGGCTTTTGCTCCACTAGCATTAGTATTCAATCAAGTTACCATTGAAGAACCTATCGTGGTTGAAAAATCATATCCTATGTTTTGGCAGCATCTAGAAGAACATGGCTTCCAAATCACTGAAAAATAATATTATTATAAGCTAAGCAATTTTCATATCTATTTTTATATATTTACGGGCATTATCGAATTATGGCAGGAAATACTTTTGGAGATTTATTTAAGATAAGCACTTTCGGGGAATCACATGGAAAGGCAATTGGGGTGATAGTGGATGGATGCCCAGCGCTGGTTGAAATTGATGAAGAATTCATTCAATCAGAATTGGACAAACGCCGCCCTGGCCAATCCAAGATCACAACCCAAAGAAAAGAAAGCGATACTGCACAAATTCTATCCGGTACTTTTGAGGGAAAATCTACAGGCACGCCCATTGCCATCGTAATTCCAAATGAAGACCAACGCTCTAAGGACTATTCTCACATTCAAGATAAATTCAGACCCTCTCACGCAGATTTCACCTATCAAATGAAATACGGCATCCGCGATTACCGTGGTGGTGGTCGGTCATCAGCAAGAGAAACTGCAGCTCGTGTAGCAGCAGGAGCAATTGCAAAATTATTCTTGAAACAATACGGAATCGAAATATTTGCCCATGTTTCTGCCGTAGGGAATATCCAAGCTCCTAATCTGGAGCTAAATGATTTAAATGGATTGTTGGAAACCAGGGAGAGCAATATCGTAAGATGTGCTGACCCTGCCAGTGCTTCCGAAATGGAAGAATTCATCAATCAAGTCCGTAAAAATGGAGACACAGTTGGGGGTGTTATTTCCACTGTCATCAGAAAGGTTCCAGTCGGACTTGGAGAGCCAGTATTCGACAAACTTCATGCAGACCTAGCCAAGGCAATGATGAGTATTAATGCTGTTCATGGCTTTGAATACGGATCGGGATTTGAAGGTTCAAAAATGTTAGGCTCAGAGCACAACGACATCTTTGTAAAGGAAGATAATCAAGTAAAAACATTAACCAATTTTTCAGGAGGTATTCAAGGAGGCATTTCTAATGGAATGGATATTACTTTCCGCACTGCATTTAAACCTGTTGCTACGATCATGCGTGATCAGAACACAATAAATGAAGAAGGAAACGAAACAACCATTTCAGGAAAGGGACGCCATGACCCTTGTGTTGTACCTCGTGCAGTTATTATCGTGGAAGCCATGGCTGCCCTTGTAATAGCTGACCATTTATTAAAATATAAGGCCTATTTAAAGAATGCAGAATAGCAATTATATTCTTTCATGTGATATTGGCGGGACACATATCACTTCAGCGATCGTTGAGAAGGATTCTTGGAGAATTCTTAACGAAACCATTACCCGTTCGCATGTAAATTCATTGGAAAATGCTAAATCGATTTTTCTTGACTGGACCACTAACATGAAATCCTGCCTAGAAAAAACTGATTTAGAAGTAGTTAACATTGGAATTGCTGCTCCAGGCCCCTTTGATTACGATAAGGGAATTGCCCTCATGAAGGGTCAATCAAAATACGATAGTATTTATAATATCAAAGTTACTGAGCCTATTTTAGAAGGACTTGGTCAACA contains:
- a CDS encoding YigZ family protein is translated as MSLFEDTYQTIEAPSEGIFRDKGSKFIAYAYPLKDESKLKDIIAELKSMHPKARHHCYAYRLSPDRAVFRVNDDGEPSGTAGRPILNVLLSMDVTNILVVVVRYFGGTLLGVPGLINAYKTATQEALAEAEVVEKTVNDVYELKFDYLQMNDVMRIVKETDLVVLSQDFDTNCKITFEIRKLQVNEVIGRMEKIEGVEINYLRTI
- a CDS encoding prephenate dehydratase, yielding MSEKIKIAIQGVKASFHEEAAYKYFGKDIETLECSSFKKTCDLLKQGKADYVVMAIENSIAGSILPNYNLLRDYRFHIIGEVHLNIQQHLLALPGVKISDVQFVESHPIAIRQCDEFLSDHPEWTIKEGMDTAACAKKILDEKLTHTAAIASEAAAKLYGLEILEKRIETNKKNSTRFLILSNELEEQKNANKASLSFQTSHAIGALAMVLQCFAEQNVNLSKIQSMPVVGRRNEYDFYVDVEWKKQADYDAAIRKVLKHTVNFSIMGEYLKNEKI
- the aroA gene encoding 3-phosphoshikimate 1-carboxyvinyltransferase translates to MTAKSLILTHPSQEIKGTVQLTGSKSESNRALIIRALSKGAVRVENLSEAADTVTLNAALNQASNPNPGINSIDIGPAGTAMRFLTSYLNLIKGNFILTGTERMQLRPIGILVDALKDLGADIHYENKAGYPPLKIEGGMIQGKEQISIQGNISSQYISSLLLIAPSLKKGLIIDIIGELTSRPYVTMTLEMLKECGIQYNFEDNKIQIAKQDFSESVIYVEPDWSAASYWYSIVALSQNGEIVLPGLKEHSLQGDMAIIEIMTHFGVESSFEKDGLHLKKVDSKSEKPLFDFKECPDLAQTVVVIASALKKDVSFTGLETLKIKETDRILALQTEIGKFGAKLIADGETYHLKTADVQDPGNLTIATYEDHRMAMAFAPLALVFNQVTIEEPIVVEKSYPMFWQHLEEHGFQITEK
- a CDS encoding nucleoside phosphorylase, whose protein sequence is MINDSELIINSDGSIYHLNLLPSDIADTVIFVGDPDRVPEVSKYFDDIEIKKGRREFITHTGSVNGKRITVISTGIGTDNIDIVLNELDALVNVDFQTKTLKPEIKSLDIIRIGTSGSIQGNISMGTVLASEFAIGFDTLMQYYRKPYTEPEVQLQDAVVKHFDSLTFKPYVGRASQKLLDQFAFDLPKGITMTAPGFYGPQGRNVRSNNIYPDLIKNANSFEISGRNITNLEMETAGIYALSNMFGHHAISINAILASRVSESFSNNPQEIVDKAIRLVLERI
- a CDS encoding chorismate mutase is translated as MKHSLDILPLKSWLDTGDKPLIIAGPCSAETEEQVVSTAHLLANTGKVNVLRAGIWKPRTRPGEFEGIGSIGLEWMKRAKEETGLLTATEVATAKHVEEALAAGIDILWIGARSTANPFTVQEIADALQGVDVPVLIKNPVNPDLSLWIGALERVNRAGIKKLAAIHRGFSSFEKTAFRNEPMWDIAIQLKAIAPELPIINDPSHICGNRELIPYVTQKAMDMDMQGLIIESHIDPSVAWTDAKQQVTPAALSELLDNVAVRKPESNNPAFEDKLAELRGQIDKLDDQIIKQIADRMKIAEKIGEFKRDNNVTILQINRWDEIVQKRIQLAKALNLSEEFTSKYLELLHNESIRKQNEVMNTKPVAEA
- a CDS encoding EamA family transporter, with the translated sequence MHYILISVLCSVTVAIIIKLARQRGVNYLQLLVWNYPIALFLTYLVLKPQIVPWTSNLPWAIYVPLGFLLPFIFICLALSIRYGGIVKTEVAQRLSLFIPLLAAYFWMNEEFAANKFIGIAVGLLAIVFSIGWNKNDRVQGKQIWIYPLLVFFGMGIIDILFKQIALNSQITYMSSLWIVFTLALGFALLFLVYLLFVKKQDFDKKSLLYGAILGVFNFGNIVFYMKAHKALPDSPSLVFTGMNIGVIAVGAMAGVILFQEKLSVYNKIGLFLAIISVLLIALL
- the rodA gene encoding rod shape-determining protein RodA translates to MNNLHKKSFFGRIDWLTIGLWLALCLIGWFNIHAAVYDAENPGLFNLATNYGKQSIYIFTALIIGICILIIDSRFFISSAPIIYIIVILLLVAVLVVGRNVGGNQAWIPLGSFRLQPSEFGKLATCLLLAYYLSNQTNKNPNMKTLFIGACIVLFPVALVMLQPDTGSALAFFALIFVFYREGYVSTGLLIIGGLAIFLFVLALLVNQWILIGILALVCGFFAFMMRKKRKNLINMAILFVVSSVYVLCVDFAYEQILQPHQRNRIDIILGKMDDPKGQGYNLNQSMIAIGSGQLFGKGYLQGTQTKYNFVPEQSTDFIFCTVGEEWGFVGSVVLISIYVALLVRLVNIAERQRTAFARIYAYGVASILFFHFFINIGMTIGIVPVIGIPLPFISYGGSSLWSFTILLFILLKFDSTRKGTG
- the aroC gene encoding chorismate synthase, translating into MAGNTFGDLFKISTFGESHGKAIGVIVDGCPALVEIDEEFIQSELDKRRPGQSKITTQRKESDTAQILSGTFEGKSTGTPIAIVIPNEDQRSKDYSHIQDKFRPSHADFTYQMKYGIRDYRGGGRSSARETAARVAAGAIAKLFLKQYGIEIFAHVSAVGNIQAPNLELNDLNGLLETRESNIVRCADPASASEMEEFINQVRKNGDTVGGVISTVIRKVPVGLGEPVFDKLHADLAKAMMSINAVHGFEYGSGFEGSKMLGSEHNDIFVKEDNQVKTLTNFSGGIQGGISNGMDITFRTAFKPVATIMRDQNTINEEGNETTISGKGRHDPCVVPRAVIIVEAMAALVIADHLLKYKAYLKNAE